In Pseudobythopirellula maris, a single window of DNA contains:
- a CDS encoding vWA domain-containing protein: MNELFRNTLGPWQWAAMLAIPPAILALYFLKLKRVPVVVPSTYLWTKAIEDLRVNSLWQRMRKSLLLLLQLLLVALAILALLRPGWRGAELSGQRLIFLVDNSASMTTTDAGDDGESPRLDAAKVQVAGLIDQMRSGMTAMIISFGGDARVVQEFTDNGRLLHQRLESIAATAESTDLLGALELADGLANPAQMTIQEGAPEVDVVDPIAATLFIFSDGRFSDVKDFALGNLEPVYVPIGEPGTANLAITAFQTRRDELLRTQLQAFVQVANLSDAAAEAVVEIRRDGSLVDAKRVAVAAGATAGVVFPLGEAAAGGLTAQFDQETLASVGDRLAVDNTAYAAINDARPGAVLLVTPGNVAVETALASTRVDRLGGVRVTKPDFLQEAEYQRDAEAGAYDLVIFDRCAPEASPRASTIYLGALPPGPAWRSDGDGDEQDEPGEPATVDWPQLIDWSRTHPLLAHIELGNFDVVESLKLDPPSGGSSLIDSASGSVAAIAPRGGYEDLVLGFPILVESDGRTQKNTDWINRHSFPTFWLNAVEYFVAQASLTAERPQPGEPVELRPLGRAEAATLIAPNGRTEQLTRTGDEPYIVHNTADPGVYTIDEGEAAGGDRLSQRFAVNLFDQAESDVRLRAATAGDEQDARTAAIRIGNIDVAAQAGSTPARQEIWRPLLLAALVVLLIEWYVYNRRVYV, encoded by the coding sequence ATGAACGAACTCTTCCGCAACACGCTCGGCCCCTGGCAATGGGCGGCGATGCTCGCCATCCCGCCGGCGATCCTTGCGCTCTACTTCCTCAAGCTCAAACGCGTTCCGGTCGTGGTGCCAAGCACTTACCTCTGGACCAAGGCGATCGAGGACCTCCGGGTCAACAGCCTCTGGCAGCGCATGCGCAAGAGCTTGCTGCTCTTGTTGCAGCTGCTGCTCGTGGCGTTAGCGATCCTCGCCCTGCTCCGCCCCGGGTGGCGGGGGGCCGAGCTCAGCGGGCAGCGGCTCATCTTCCTGGTCGACAACTCGGCCAGCATGACAACGACCGACGCCGGCGACGACGGCGAGTCGCCCAGGCTCGACGCCGCCAAAGTGCAAGTCGCTGGGCTCATCGACCAGATGCGCAGCGGCATGACGGCCATGATCATCAGCTTCGGCGGCGACGCGCGCGTCGTGCAGGAGTTCACCGACAACGGGCGCCTGCTCCACCAGCGGCTCGAGTCGATCGCGGCCACCGCCGAGTCGACCGACCTCTTGGGCGCGCTCGAGCTGGCCGACGGGCTGGCGAACCCCGCCCAGATGACCATCCAAGAGGGCGCCCCCGAGGTCGACGTGGTCGACCCGATCGCCGCCACGCTGTTCATCTTCAGCGACGGGCGGTTCTCCGACGTCAAAGACTTCGCCCTCGGCAACCTCGAGCCGGTTTACGTGCCGATCGGCGAGCCGGGCACCGCGAACCTCGCGATCACGGCCTTCCAGACCCGTCGCGACGAGCTGCTGCGGACCCAGTTGCAGGCGTTCGTGCAGGTGGCCAACCTTTCGGACGCGGCCGCCGAGGCGGTCGTCGAGATCCGCCGCGACGGCTCGCTGGTCGACGCCAAACGGGTGGCGGTGGCGGCGGGCGCCACGGCGGGCGTGGTCTTCCCCCTCGGCGAGGCGGCCGCCGGCGGGCTCACCGCGCAGTTCGACCAAGAAACGCTCGCCTCGGTCGGCGACCGCTTGGCGGTCGACAACACCGCCTACGCCGCGATCAACGACGCCCGCCCCGGCGCGGTGCTGCTGGTGACGCCCGGCAACGTGGCGGTCGAGACCGCTCTGGCAAGCACGCGCGTCGACCGGCTGGGGGGCGTGCGAGTCACCAAGCCCGATTTCTTGCAAGAAGCCGAGTACCAGCGCGACGCCGAGGCGGGCGCCTACGACCTGGTGATCTTCGACCGCTGCGCGCCCGAGGCGTCGCCTCGCGCCAGCACGATTTACCTCGGCGCCCTGCCGCCGGGCCCCGCGTGGCGCAGCGACGGCGACGGCGACGAGCAAGACGAACCGGGCGAACCGGCCACGGTCGACTGGCCCCAGCTGATCGACTGGAGCCGCACCCACCCGCTGCTGGCGCACATCGAGCTCGGCAACTTCGACGTCGTCGAGAGCCTCAAGCTCGACCCGCCGAGCGGCGGCTCGTCGCTGATCGACTCGGCCTCCGGATCGGTCGCCGCGATCGCGCCGCGCGGCGGCTACGAAGACTTGGTGCTCGGCTTCCCGATCCTGGTCGAGTCCGATGGCCGCACGCAGAAGAACACCGACTGGATCAACCGCCACAGCTTCCCCACCTTCTGGCTGAACGCGGTGGAGTACTTCGTGGCGCAGGCGAGCCTCACGGCCGAGCGTCCCCAACCCGGCGAACCGGTCGAGCTGCGGCCGCTTGGTCGCGCCGAAGCGGCGACCCTCATCGCCCCCAACGGCCGCACCGAGCAGCTCACCCGCACCGGCGACGAGCCGTACATCGTCCACAACACGGCCGACCCGGGCGTCTACACCATCGACGAGGGCGAGGCCGCGGGGGGCGATCGCCTCAGCCAGCGCTTCGCGGTGAACCTGTTCGACCAGGCCGAGAGCGACGTCCGTTTGCGGGCCGCCACCGCCGGCGACGAGCAAGACGCCCGCACGGCCGCCATCCGCATCGGCAACATCGACGTGGCCGCCCAAGCCGGCTCGACCCCCGCTCGGCAAGAAATTTGGCGCCCGCTGCTGCTGGCGGCCTTGGTCGTGCTGTTGATCGAGTGGTACGTCTACAACCGCCGGGTGTACGTGTAA
- a CDS encoding peptidoglycan recognition protein family protein, which produces MKHLHPTAALAGLLLAISSLSTLNATVAYATEPAAASEARAAVARPPKFVTAAEWGSDPAPIADDRRHTPTYVTLHHAGVLWTKDRDPVAFIRNMQSWGKRRPQIEQPPRNTFWPDLPYHFLVAPDGRIFEGRSLDYEPESNTKYDLAGHVGVELMGNFEEQRPSPAQVESAVRLVAWLLAEHELPLSAISTHGKVAGGQTSCPGRDFARYFDGEPAPFATWVDRVLRGEEPAIELGAPLDGGPTESITETTKKP; this is translated from the coding sequence ATGAAACACCTCCACCCCACGGCCGCCCTCGCCGGTCTGCTGCTCGCCATCTCCTCGCTGAGCACGTTGAACGCCACGGTAGCTTACGCCACCGAGCCCGCCGCTGCGTCCGAAGCGCGGGCCGCTGTCGCGCGGCCGCCCAAGTTCGTCACGGCCGCGGAGTGGGGCTCCGACCCCGCCCCGATCGCCGACGACCGCCGGCACACGCCCACCTACGTCACGCTACACCACGCCGGAGTGCTGTGGACCAAGGACCGCGACCCGGTCGCCTTCATCCGCAACATGCAGTCGTGGGGCAAGCGGCGGCCGCAGATCGAGCAGCCCCCGCGCAACACCTTCTGGCCCGACCTGCCGTACCACTTCCTCGTCGCCCCGGACGGCCGCATCTTCGAAGGCCGGTCGCTCGACTACGAGCCGGAGTCGAACACCAAGTACGACCTCGCCGGCCACGTCGGCGTCGAGCTGATGGGCAACTTCGAGGAGCAGCGGCCGAGCCCCGCGCAGGTCGAGTCGGCCGTGCGGCTCGTGGCGTGGCTGCTGGCCGAGCACGAGCTGCCGCTCTCGGCGATCAGCACGCACGGCAAGGTGGCCGGCGGCCAGACCAGCTGCCCGGGCCGCGACTTCGCCCGCTACTTCGACGGCGAGCCGGCGCCGTTCGCGACTTGGGTCGACCGCGTGCTGCGCGGCGAAGAGCCGGCGATCGAACTGGGGGCGCCGCTCGATGGGGGCCCGACCGAGTCGATCACCGAGACCACCAAGAAGCCTTAG
- a CDS encoding VOC family protein gives MPVDKIPAGYSTVTPYLVVKDTAAALAFYAKAFGAEEQMRLNGPGGSVDHAETKIGDSLVMIGPSMPGKEIAWPQGEQLPSISMLLYVEDCETLYAQAIAAGCESRMEPVDMFWGDRMAKVADPFGHEWSMATHIEDVTQEECQRRYEAMLASVDS, from the coding sequence ATGCCCGTCGACAAGATCCCCGCCGGCTACTCCACGGTCACCCCTTACCTCGTGGTCAAGGACACCGCCGCGGCGCTCGCGTTTTACGCCAAGGCCTTTGGCGCCGAGGAGCAGATGCGCCTCAACGGCCCCGGCGGCTCGGTCGACCACGCCGAAACCAAGATTGGCGACTCACTAGTAATGATCGGCCCGTCGATGCCAGGCAAAGAGATCGCCTGGCCTCAGGGCGAGCAGTTGCCGAGCATCTCGATGCTGCTGTACGTCGAGGACTGCGAAACACTGTACGCCCAGGCGATCGCCGCCGGCTGCGAATCTCGGATGGAGCCGGTCGACATGTTCTGGGGCGACCGCATGGCGAAGGTCGCCGACCCGTTCGGCCACGAATGGTCGATGGCCACCCACATCGAGGACGTGACGCAAGAAGAGTGCCAACGCCGCTACGAAGCGATGCTGGCTTCGGTAGACAGTTAG
- a CDS encoding DinB family protein: MPFAETFLPEFEQEMAATRKALERIPNDKLDWKAHEKSNTIGWVANHLAEIPGWVDGTLTQNSWDVNPDGPTPYQPPKLGSIEEILALFDANVSSAAERIAKTDDAEYAKTWRLISNDEIYIEMPKSGVLRTWVLNHTIHHRGHLCVYLRLNDLPVPGMYGPSADEAG; encoded by the coding sequence ATGCCGTTCGCCGAGACCTTTCTTCCCGAGTTCGAGCAAGAGATGGCAGCCACCCGCAAGGCGCTCGAGCGTATCCCCAACGACAAACTCGACTGGAAGGCTCACGAGAAGTCGAACACCATCGGCTGGGTCGCCAACCACTTGGCCGAGATCCCCGGCTGGGTCGACGGCACGCTGACCCAAAACTCCTGGGACGTGAACCCCGATGGCCCCACCCCTTACCAGCCGCCCAAGCTGGGATCGATCGAAGAGATCCTGGCGTTGTTCGACGCCAACGTGTCGTCGGCGGCAGAGCGGATCGCCAAGACGGACGACGCCGAATACGCGAAGACCTGGCGACTGATCTCAAACGACGAGATCTACATCGAGATGCCCAAGTCGGGCGTCCTCCGCACCTGGGTGTTGAACCACACGATCCATCACCGCGGGCACCTTTGTGTGTACCTCCGCCTGAACGACTTGCCCGTGCCGGGGATGTACGGCCCTTCGGCCGACGAGGCGGGCTAG
- a CDS encoding DUF58 domain-containing protein, with protein MRQLARLELVTRKVFRGRMKGERRSARKGQSVEFADYRNYVSGDDLRTLDWNLYARLDKLIVKLFLEEEDLHFYTLIDASPSMAFGEPTKLDYAKRLAAALGYVSTIKGDRLRIETLGGRRSPVLRGRKSVPRMLDFLDGVEADENVSLAEGVRKFCLRNSGRGVVVLISDLMDKSGYEAALRYLVAQRVDVYVLQLLSQEEIDPGVTGDLRLVDCEDDDTAEITVSAPLLARYKRTLDAFTGGVQDFCSKRGMNYVLASNETPVSEMMTSYLRRRGLVR; from the coding sequence ATGCGCCAGCTCGCGCGGCTGGAGCTGGTCACGCGCAAGGTATTCCGCGGCCGCATGAAGGGCGAGCGGCGTTCGGCGCGCAAGGGGCAGAGCGTCGAGTTCGCCGACTACCGCAACTACGTCTCGGGCGACGACCTGCGGACCCTCGACTGGAACCTCTACGCCCGGCTCGACAAGCTGATCGTCAAGCTGTTCCTCGAGGAGGAAGACCTCCACTTCTACACGCTCATCGACGCGAGCCCCTCGATGGCGTTCGGCGAGCCGACCAAACTCGACTACGCCAAACGACTCGCGGCCGCGTTGGGCTACGTCTCCACGATCAAGGGCGACCGCCTGAGGATCGAGACCCTCGGCGGGCGCCGCTCGCCCGTGCTCCGGGGGCGCAAGAGCGTGCCGCGAATGCTCGACTTCCTCGACGGCGTCGAGGCCGACGAGAACGTCTCGCTCGCCGAAGGCGTCCGAAAGTTCTGCCTCCGCAATTCGGGCCGCGGTGTGGTGGTGCTCATCTCGGACCTGATGGACAAGTCGGGCTACGAGGCGGCGCTGCGTTACCTGGTGGCCCAACGGGTCGACGTGTACGTCCTGCAGCTCCTCAGCCAGGAAGAAATCGACCCCGGCGTCACGGGCGACCTGAGGCTGGTCGACTGCGAGGACGACGACACGGCGGAGATCACCGTCAGCGCCCCGCTCTTGGCGAGATACAAACGAACGCTCGACGCCTTCACCGGCGGCGTCCAAGATTTCTGCTCCAAGCGCGGCATGAACTACGTGCTGGCGAGCAACGAGACGCCTGTCAGCGAGATGATGACGAGCTACCTGCGTCGGCGCGGGCTGGTGCGGTAG
- a CDS encoding pectate lyase family protein, which yields MISLPVRRLVAQPSASAYSNPARAPRSRENGAACRALLLAALLVLGGGLAAEAQIALPVANGDFEFGSAGDSPPSGWTNTENFFWIGDSSFSGADPSGGYSGSKFVSASWQYGGLPDSGSLSGGAANSASMYQDIDLTPYAAQLGGGDQYLGLSYAYYDSDPLDLGLISYDYLDSGGATIGPGYAADTSAGGGWSYVSGMSNEPVPSNAATLRIVLGAEQNGGGTARNIAFDAISASLVPEPVETGRTLPIGFATVGDGVTGGAAGPLVTATTAEEFRSYATQSGPLNINVVGALNVGGVSVASNKTILGVGESAGLVGSLQLSGVSNVIVKNLELSNPSGVGEGDVLTLRGSTNVWIDHNDIFNSTDGLLDIIRESDNVTVSWNEFYYTDEFASNVNRGHRYAMLIGNGDGATEDADNLHVTLHHNHWGDNVHERMPRVRYGDIHAFNEFYNSQGNNYVIRSAIGAEVLVENSVFENVNTPYEKQQGGQVEAVGNLLRGASGAAQGGDDVFTPPYAYTPDDASEVKVLVLTRAGAGAALPGDFNDDGVVDAADFTVWRDNLGAPAVLTLANEVDGGLVGDAQYQTWVNNFGAEREIDLRSLASVPEPLSGTLLLVWCLLAARPRRVV from the coding sequence ATGATCTCTCTGCCGGTCCGTCGTCTCGTAGCGCAGCCGTCCGCCTCTGCTTACAGCAACCCTGCTCGTGCGCCACGCAGCCGTGAGAATGGCGCCGCCTGCCGCGCCTTGTTGTTGGCCGCGCTGCTGGTGCTCGGCGGCGGCTTGGCGGCCGAGGCTCAGATCGCGTTGCCGGTCGCCAACGGCGACTTCGAGTTCGGCTCGGCGGGCGACTCGCCCCCGAGCGGTTGGACCAACACCGAGAACTTCTTCTGGATTGGCGACAGCAGCTTCAGCGGCGCCGATCCGAGCGGCGGGTACAGCGGCTCGAAGTTCGTTTCGGCGAGCTGGCAGTACGGCGGCCTGCCCGACTCCGGCTCACTGTCGGGCGGCGCCGCCAACAGCGCCTCGATGTATCAAGACATCGACCTTACGCCCTACGCCGCCCAGCTCGGCGGGGGCGACCAATACCTGGGTCTCTCGTACGCGTATTACGACAGCGACCCGCTCGACCTCGGCTTGATCTCTTACGACTACCTCGACTCGGGCGGCGCGACGATTGGCCCCGGCTACGCGGCCGACACCAGCGCGGGGGGCGGCTGGTCGTACGTGAGCGGCATGTCCAACGAGCCGGTGCCCAGCAACGCGGCGACCCTGCGGATCGTGCTCGGCGCCGAGCAGAACGGCGGCGGCACGGCCCGCAACATCGCGTTCGACGCGATCAGCGCGAGCCTCGTGCCCGAGCCGGTCGAGACCGGCCGCACCCTTCCGATCGGGTTCGCCACGGTCGGCGACGGCGTCACCGGCGGCGCCGCGGGCCCGCTGGTCACCGCCACCACGGCCGAGGAGTTCCGCAGCTACGCCACGCAGTCGGGGCCGCTCAATATCAACGTCGTCGGCGCCCTGAATGTCGGCGGCGTCTCGGTCGCGTCGAACAAGACGATCCTCGGCGTCGGCGAGAGCGCCGGGCTGGTCGGCAGCCTGCAGCTCTCGGGGGTGAGCAACGTGATCGTGAAGAACCTCGAGCTCTCCAACCCCTCGGGCGTAGGCGAGGGAGACGTCCTCACGTTGCGCGGCTCCACGAACGTTTGGATCGACCACAACGACATCTTCAACTCGACCGACGGACTGCTCGACATCATCCGCGAGTCGGACAACGTGACCGTGTCGTGGAACGAGTTCTACTACACCGACGAGTTCGCCTCGAACGTGAACCGGGGGCACCGCTACGCGATGCTCATCGGCAACGGCGACGGCGCCACCGAGGACGCCGACAACCTGCACGTCACGCTGCACCACAACCACTGGGGCGACAACGTGCACGAGCGCATGCCGCGCGTTCGCTACGGCGACATCCACGCCTTCAACGAGTTCTACAACTCCCAAGGCAACAACTACGTGATCCGCTCGGCGATCGGCGCCGAGGTGCTGGTCGAGAACAGCGTGTTCGAGAACGTAAACACGCCTTACGAGAAGCAGCAGGGCGGTCAGGTCGAGGCCGTCGGCAACCTGCTGCGGGGCGCGTCGGGCGCCGCCCAGGGGGGCGACGACGTCTTCACGCCCCCTTACGCCTACACGCCCGACGATGCGTCGGAGGTGAAGGTGCTGGTGCTGACCCGCGCCGGAGCGGGCGCCGCCCTGCCCGGCGACTTCAACGACGACGGCGTGGTCGACGCGGCCGACTTCACCGTGTGGCGCGACAACCTCGGCGCCCCCGCCGTGTTGACCCTGGCCAACGAGGTCGACGGCGGCCTGGTCGGCGACGCCCAGTACCAGACCTGGGTGAACAACTTCGGCGCCGAGCGCGAGATCGACCTGCGATCCCTGGCGAGCGTGCCCGAGCCGCTGAGCGGGACGCTGCTGCTGGTGTGGTGCCTGCTCGCCGCCCGCCCGCGGCGTGTGGTATGA
- a CDS encoding outer membrane protein assembly factor BamB family protein yields MIDGTAEEFFSMTISLPKRTACLLLLVVAITAATATSHAQSLASATAAVASAGPNASPGDRPWWRSAQLNGVASSPSAPTEWGPDSNIAWKVDVPGRGHATPCVVGDQIFISTAVEGAEEMRLLSFDRATGAEGWNTLLHSGGFMHIHSKNSHASATPACAGGRVFALHMVDGDASIDGGGEGVYLSAVGLDGEILWQKKAGPFTTKHGYAPSPILYGSTVIVSGDSENAGAFVAAFDQATGEEVWRTGRRDNASFGCGVVATIAGREQLVIPGCDETVSYDPTSGEMLWRVDGPSLSAANTVAFDSQKVYSSGGWPQKNLLAIRADGSGDVTDSHIAWRKTKAVCYVPTMLVQGQRLYTVSDDGVATCYDTESGDTVWVKRLGGGFSASPIMVGDSIYLTDESGKTHVIKAADEFKPVAVNDLADGGFATPVVLDGKIFLRTSHQLYCIAE; encoded by the coding sequence ATGATCGACGGAACCGCCGAGGAGTTCTTCTCAATGACGATATCTCTACCCAAGCGTACGGCCTGTCTGCTGCTGCTGGTGGTGGCCATCACCGCGGCGACCGCAACCTCCCACGCTCAGTCGCTGGCCTCGGCCACGGCGGCAGTCGCGTCCGCCGGGCCCAATGCCTCGCCGGGCGACCGCCCTTGGTGGCGTTCGGCCCAGCTCAACGGCGTGGCGAGCAGCCCCTCGGCGCCGACCGAGTGGGGCCCCGATTCGAACATCGCGTGGAAAGTCGACGTGCCGGGCCGCGGCCACGCGACGCCCTGCGTCGTCGGCGATCAGATCTTCATCTCCACCGCTGTGGAAGGCGCCGAGGAGATGCGGCTGCTCTCTTTCGATCGCGCCACCGGCGCCGAGGGCTGGAACACCCTGCTGCACAGCGGTGGGTTCATGCACATCCACTCGAAGAACTCCCACGCCTCGGCCACGCCGGCCTGCGCAGGGGGCCGTGTGTTCGCCCTCCACATGGTCGACGGCGACGCGTCGATCGATGGCGGCGGCGAGGGGGTCTACCTCTCGGCCGTTGGCCTCGATGGCGAGATCCTCTGGCAGAAGAAGGCGGGCCCCTTCACCACCAAGCACGGGTACGCCCCCTCGCCCATCCTGTACGGTTCGACGGTGATTGTGTCGGGCGACAGCGAGAACGCCGGGGCTTTTGTCGCGGCCTTCGATCAGGCGACCGGAGAAGAAGTGTGGCGCACCGGCCGCCGCGACAACGCGAGCTTCGGCTGCGGCGTGGTGGCCACGATCGCCGGGCGTGAGCAGCTCGTCATCCCCGGCTGCGACGAGACCGTCAGCTACGACCCCACCAGCGGCGAGATGCTGTGGCGCGTCGACGGGCCGAGCCTCTCGGCCGCCAACACCGTGGCCTTCGACTCGCAAAAGGTTTACTCGTCGGGCGGCTGGCCCCAGAAGAACTTGCTGGCCATCCGCGCCGACGGCTCGGGCGACGTGACCGATTCGCACATCGCGTGGCGCAAAACAAAGGCCGTTTGCTACGTGCCGACGATGCTCGTCCAAGGGCAGCGTCTCTACACCGTGAGCGACGACGGCGTGGCCACCTGTTACGACACCGAGAGCGGCGACACGGTCTGGGTCAAACGCCTCGGGGGCGGCTTCAGCGCCTCGCCGATCATGGTGGGCGACAGCATCTACCTGACCGACGAGTCGGGCAAAACACACGTGATCAAGGCGGCCGACGAGTTTAAGCCGGTCGCCGTGAACGATCTGGCCGACGGCGGCTTCGCCACGCCGGTGGTGCTGGACGGAAAGATTTTCCTGCGTACCTCGCACCAACTTTATTGCATCGCCGAGTGA
- a CDS encoding acyl-CoA desaturase: MAGSINTVRGAADRLAATAIPVDLLPPPATSPAALARPAAASHQIAWRYAVPIVAIHALALLAFVPWLFSWTGLVLCLAGAYVYGGLGINIGYHRLLTHRSFRCPLWLERTCVVTAICCLEDAPASWVAAHRLHHRDSDEQPDPHSPLVSFFWSHIGWLLVKNPAVHSLGVYDRYARDVLRDPFYMWLQRGMNAMWVYAIHLLAHFLIGLGLGYLVAGTAMGGLQLGASLVVWAVLLRTVLVWHITWSVNSLTHLFGYRTYDTDENSRNNWFVALVSSGEGWHNNHHADQSSASNWRRWWEIDLIWLVILLWERLGLAWDVVRPRHQRRPASR, translated from the coding sequence TTGGCCGGTTCGATCAACACCGTCCGCGGCGCCGCGGACAGGCTGGCGGCGACTGCGATCCCCGTGGATCTGCTCCCGCCGCCGGCGACCTCTCCGGCGGCGCTGGCCCGTCCGGCCGCCGCATCGCACCAGATCGCTTGGCGCTACGCCGTTCCGATCGTCGCGATCCACGCGCTGGCGCTGCTGGCGTTCGTGCCTTGGCTGTTCAGCTGGACCGGCTTGGTGTTGTGTTTGGCGGGCGCCTACGTCTACGGCGGCCTGGGCATCAACATCGGATACCACCGGCTGCTCACGCACCGCAGCTTCCGCTGCCCGCTGTGGCTCGAACGGACCTGCGTGGTGACGGCGATCTGCTGCCTCGAAGACGCGCCCGCCAGCTGGGTGGCCGCCCACCGCCTGCACCACCGCGACTCGGACGAGCAGCCCGACCCGCACAGCCCGCTGGTGAGTTTCTTTTGGAGCCACATCGGCTGGCTGCTCGTGAAGAACCCCGCGGTGCACAGCCTGGGGGTCTACGACCGTTACGCACGCGACGTGCTCCGCGACCCGTTCTACATGTGGCTGCAGCGCGGCATGAACGCCATGTGGGTCTATGCGATCCACCTGCTGGCGCACTTCTTAATCGGCTTGGGTCTGGGCTACTTGGTTGCAGGAACGGCGATGGGCGGCCTGCAGCTCGGCGCCAGCCTGGTGGTGTGGGCCGTGCTGCTGAGGACCGTGTTGGTCTGGCACATCACTTGGAGCGTCAACTCGCTGACCCACCTGTTCGGCTACCGCACCTACGACACCGACGAGAACAGCCGCAACAACTGGTTCGTCGCGCTCGTGAGCAGCGGCGAGGGGTGGCACAACAACCACCACGCCGACCAGTCGAGCGCCTCGAACTGGCGCCGCTGGTGGGAGATCGACCTGATCTGGCTCGTGATCCTGCTGTGGGAACGCCTCGGCCTGGCGTGGGACGTGGTGCGGCCGCGCCACCAACGCCGCCCCGCAAGTCGCTGA
- a CDS encoding pectate lyase family protein, which yields MPSPLVARVVLAFSIVLLGAATGLAEVAVATPDGFATQGDGVTGGGDAEPVTVSSAAELQKAVAGDSPAVVVVEGKIAIDGVDIGANKTLIGAGPDAALAGGTLRIGSNNVIVQNLTVGPVRGDAIEISGAKNVLVTKCDLHDSSDELCSIVRQSDFVTVSWCKFYFDDTHSHAFGGLIGNRDDRTSDRGKLHVTMHHNWYAQGVRGRMPRVRYGSVHIYNNYYGCPDSLYCIGTGFECHVRVENSCFDGVKTPWRDQRVGATESGGEIGWDNLLFEGSEQPTYIENSYPVFDPPYSYHMEGVDEVKAVVTDPEHGAGNRASR from the coding sequence ATGCCCTCTCCCCTCGTTGCGCGTGTCGTGCTTGCGTTCTCAATCGTGCTCCTCGGCGCCGCGACCGGCTTGGCCGAAGTGGCCGTCGCCACGCCCGACGGCTTCGCCACGCAAGGCGACGGCGTGACCGGCGGCGGCGACGCCGAGCCGGTCACCGTTTCGAGCGCGGCCGAGTTGCAGAAGGCGGTCGCGGGCGACTCGCCCGCGGTGGTTGTTGTGGAAGGCAAGATCGCGATCGACGGCGTCGACATCGGCGCGAACAAGACCCTCATCGGCGCGGGCCCCGACGCCGCGCTGGCGGGCGGGACGCTCCGCATCGGCTCGAACAACGTCATCGTGCAGAACCTCACGGTCGGCCCGGTGCGCGGCGACGCGATCGAGATCTCCGGCGCCAAGAACGTGCTCGTCACCAAGTGCGACCTGCACGACAGCAGCGACGAGCTCTGCTCGATCGTGCGTCAGTCGGACTTTGTGACCGTCTCGTGGTGCAAGTTCTACTTCGACGACACGCACAGCCACGCCTTCGGCGGCCTGATCGGCAACCGCGACGACCGCACATCGGACCGCGGCAAGCTGCACGTCACGATGCACCACAACTGGTACGCCCAAGGCGTACGCGGCCGGATGCCGCGGGTCCGTTACGGCAGCGTGCATATTTACAACAACTACTACGGCTGCCCGGACAGCCTGTACTGCATCGGCACAGGCTTCGAGTGCCACGTGCGGGTGGAGAACTCTTGCTTCGACGGCGTGAAGACCCCGTGGCGTGACCAGCGGGTCGGCGCCACCGAGAGCGGCGGCGAGATCGGCTGGGACAACCTGCTGTTTGAAGGCAGCGAGCAGCCGACCTACATCGAGAACTCCTACCCGGTGTTCGACCCGCCGTACTCTTACCACATGGAGGGGGTCGATGAGGTCAAGGCGGTGGTGACCGACCCGGAGCACGGCGCGGGCAACCGCGCGTCGCGTTAG